The segment TCATATATGCCAAAGTAGTTAACGGTCAGGTAACTGTAAATTACACCATACCTGAAAGCATGAAGGTAGGTAACTACACAATAACTGCAGTTTACACTTCACCTAACAGTGAAAAAGTAACTTCAGAGGCAACAATGACCGTTGTAAAAGCTTAATAATTAATAAATTACAAGTAAAACAATTAATTAAACCTTAAAAAAATAGGATGGAAGTTTTCATAACTATTCCATCACTTTTTACTCTTTTTGTGCAACAAGCAATTGTCTTTAATTTTGATCACAGCTTAGATTCTTTCTTTATTTGGATTTTTGTTAGTCTGACATCAATTTGAACGGATACAATTAACCTTGTTGAATGGGTTATTCACCCTTGAAACTGAGTTACTGGTAACAGCAGCAGGTTGCATGATAGGTAAAGCCTAATCTTACTCCCAACATCCATGAAGTGGTAGGCAAGAAAAAGACCAATATTGGCCCAGGTTAAATGAGGATAGAATGTGAGAGCAACCTTTCTAACTTATCAGACCTATTATTAATTAATTCGTCGACAACCATTGAATTACATTAACAGCATCAGCGTTTATTTTCTTTCATATACAAACTTTGGAACGGCATCGTCAAATGGATCGAATTTTTCAATATTCTTTATCAGCGTCGACTTCATGCTGACCTTGGAATGAAGTGTGGATGGAAGCCTTAATATACGCTTTAAGTCAATTGAAACCTTAGTATCAGTAATGTCCATATTAACCCTGCTTACCGCCTTGATAAGTTTATTATATCTTATTGGACCAATATTTGCCCTGAATAACCCCCATTGATTCTCATCCAACAAATGCCTATTCTTAATTGTATCATTAAGCAATTTCTTGTTTACATCATTCAACTGGTTATTTTTAGTTAAGTGATTGATGGTGTACTTTGACCATTTGGTGAAGTTTCTTGGATAGCCGTATGGTATGATGAAGTGCTGAAGATTCTTATAGTCCATTGGATTTAATAATTCGAACGTCTTGGCACCTACAACATATTGCACTACCTGTCCCCTGATTTCACTGGAGGAATCCATAACCTCCTCATCAAGTACCCTTACGTGATAGCCCCTACCTGAATAGACCAGGTTAATGTCCTTTAATCCCAAATCACCCTTCAGTACATCCCTTATCATGAGCACTATTTCTTTTGCCTGATTTAAGCATTTGTCACATACCTGTCCTTCCTCACAGTCACATGTACGTATCGGTATATCCTTCGCATCCACATCAAATACCAATTCCGATTTTTTCCATCCCTGCCTTTTTTCAGGTTTTTCATAAAAGGCTACCGATACGTATGCTGCAAATGGATTTTTAAGTTTCATGAAACGTTTTAGTCTAGCCCTATCAATGAATGTTTTATAACGATCATTTGGTCCCTGTCCGTAATGATCAAAACCAAATTCCCTGCTAGGCAAGGAATCCATTATAAATGAGGGTACATCATCAATGTTCCATTCTTCCTTATAGAATAGTTTACGTTCATAGTTTGATGCAGGTTTTAACTCAATTTCCATAATTATTCACATCACTTTACATAATTTAAGCATGTTCTCATAGTTTAATAGTTTGACTATAACTATTCATTAGACGTGCTTTCTTTATTATTATCCTCATTTACGACATTATTGTTTTCTCTTGCAAGCAATCTTCTCTTACGATTATAGTATGTTAACGGATTTCCTATTTTTTTACAGTCCTTATTTGGCACACATAAGTGGGACAGGTGAAGTTTTGTTTTTTCACAACTCATAGGCGTGTACCATTGAGTTTCACCCTCATGATCCAGTTTAAGTTCTGTATGCATACCGAATCCCAGTTTTGAATTGATATTTATCTTTTCTTGTGGCTGGTCACTAAACAGTGGAGGACTGCATGCATTTGCAGCCTCATATATCAATGGTATTACTTCATTGTGGGTAATGTCCAATGATGAATCCACCATGGATATCTTCATTCTCTCATCGATTGAAAATATTCCCGGACACAGTCTTGCATATGCTATAAATGGTGTTAAAAACAATACTATTGCATCATTACGTCCACCGCTTTTTATTCCCTTCATGCACTTTCTGACACATGGTGGAAATGCATCCATGTTAAATTCTGTAGGCTGCGTGTCATTCTTATAATTTCCACTACCTGAGCCTGATGAAAAACGCAATTCCTGGATTTTATCTTCAAGCAAACGAATATCCTCTGCCAAATTTACAAGTAACGGATTTGGTTCCACCATCTTCTTGGATTTTTCATAAACCGTTTTAATGTATTCCCTTGTTTTAATCATGATTAAACTTCTAAGCAGGATATTTTTTAGTTTAAATCCACATGTCACCTGATACATCATCTGTGGATCACGATACTCTATCAAATCACCAAATTCTTCTATAAAATCCTCATATTCCACTATTACCTTACCGTCAGATAGCAGTAAGTTATCCAGGTCAAGTTCGCCCAATTCCAGCACTTCCTTTATGTCTGTCCATTTGATGTTGTTTGTATCTATCAATTGATTTAGGGTTGTTCTTAAGAAATCCGTTTGATATTCGTATGATTCCCTTTGAATCCTGCCCAGTCTGATTGATATCAATTCTTTTTCTGATTCCAAAAATTGCTTTGCTTCATGACTATCCGGCCCATATCCTATGGCAATGGCCTGACATAACAGATAGAATGCCACGACATCGTATTCATATATGTCGGGATTGAAGAGATATTCATAATTTTTCTCATCATATTTATCGGTTTTCTTATATAAAAACCATTCAAAACGTTTATATGCTAATTTTTGTAGTGTGTCAGGTATTTGTGCATCTCTACTAACATATTGTGAGTGAGTATGGATTATAATGTTAAATAATTCCTCATTTCGATTATTTAATGAGTCCATATCACCCAATTGACGAACAATCTTTTGAGCATCATTACTGAATGGGTTAATAAAGGAAGTTTTTATCATAGTGATATATCTATTTAAGAAAATAGATAATACTTTACATTGAAAATGAAATTTTATTACAAAATTTGAAAAAGGAGTGTTTTCAAGGGAATTTAAAAAAAGTCTTTGTGCTTTTAATCAAAGCAATCTTTTTTTGTTCATAGATTATGATTTAGTTTTGATTTTAATTAATATTTAGTTCTGGAAAATTACATTTGGGTTAATAAGAATATTTAGTCAAAAAACTTTTTTTTGACATTTTTTTGTTTGTGTTGAATATAAATATAGGGTACTTGAATTAAGACCAATCAAATAATGTTTTTTGTTTGGTTTTTTGGTAATCTAAGAGTGTTTTTTGATTGGTTGTTTCAGGTACAGAAGAATTATTTCTTTTATCAGTTTCTTCGGTTTTCTTTTTTCTTCTGTGTTTTATAGGTGGTCTTCCTTCTATGTTTCCTTCTGATAATTGTTGCATTTTTGTTTTTGTCATGAATCCTTGTTGTATGCAGAGTGTTGTTAATAATATGCATAAATATATGCTTTTACTTACTGATTTTGTTGTATATTTATGGAATTTTCCCAATCCAAAGGCATCTTTGGCTACTTTAAAGAAATCTTCTATTAATCCTCTTATTGGTTTTAAATCTTCCCAATTTTCGATTTGTTTTATTAATATTGTTTTTAATGTTTTATATTCTTTTTTTGAGTTCTCATTATTATTTGAATTAAATACTTCGAGTGGATATGAAAGATTGTCTTTGATTTTTTGGATGGTGTTATCATATTTTGGGGCTATTATTGGAACTATTTTATAGCGGTTGATTCCTATTTTATAATTTTCTAATGAGTAATATCATCTATCAAGATATAATAATGTTCGTTTAGTAAATAATCTTCTTCTTTTTAATTCTTTTAATACTTTTTTGTATATTACAGTGTCGTGTGGTGCTCCAGAGTGTATGAGAATGGATACAGGTGATAAAGTATCTTTATCTAGTACTACTGTTACTTTAAATCCAATATAATGTAGTTTTGTCTTTGAAAATCCCCATTTAAGGTTTAATTTCTCTAATTCCTCTTTTGTAATGTATTTTTTTATGGTATTTATATCTACATCTACAGGTGTTGCATCAATCAAATAGTGGCTTATAACTTTTTTATTAGGTTTATAAATTCTTGAACATATGCTATTTGTTAAATTATTGAATATTTCCGGCCATATTTGCTAAAATATTCATAAAATTGTTGTTCATTAAAATTAGTGCTTATGTTAAAATGAGTTTTTAATTTTTCATTTCGATTGATTTCACGGATCATGTCGGAAATTGTATAATCAAAGTACATAGTCATTAGTATTATTTTTATACAATCTATCATCTTATTGATATTATGTACATCATTTCTTGCTAATGATTGTTTAACATATTTTTCATCGAAATGTTTAAGTATTTTGTCTAACAAACATATTTTTGGGTCTTTTTTATCTAAATTTATACTAGGTTTCATCTGATCACAATATAATATATGTAAATCATAGTATTTATAATTTAGGGTTAAAATTGACCCTATTTTTATAATTTAATAGTTAATTTTTTGTACCTAAAGTAATGACAACATATATATGTTGTAATTTATAAAAATAAGCTTAAAGAGTACTGTTTTAAAAATTATTTTTCAAGTACCCTATTTTGGATATCCCCTTTAAAATGATAAATAAAATTGATACATTGAAAAAAATAGAACTTTTTTCTAGTTAAAATAGTTGACGTGTTTGATTTTATCTTCCAAATGTTTTTAGCAATTTTGTGTTTTTAATTATATTCTATTGAAAAACTTATTTCAAGCAATAAAATAGATAAATGATAAATTACATATAAATATATTAATAATCTATGACGAGAATAAAATTAATATTTTTTTTATATTTGAATAATATTAATAAACAAAGTTTATGGGGGAGAAAATTATGGATAAGTTATTTATTTCATGTGCATTGCCTTATGCCAATGGGCCATGCCACTTGGGACACTTGCGTTCCACATATATTCCTGCAGACATTTATGCCAGATTTAATCGTATGAATAATGTGGACACTCTAATGGTTTGTGCTACCGATGAGCATGGAACGCCTATAGCAGTTAGGGCAGAACAGGAAAATAAAAGTCCGAAGGATATTACAGATGTTTATCATGAACTTATTGGAAATGATTTGAAGGCATGCAACATATCACTGGACAGCTTTAGAAGAACCACCGATAAAAGACATTATGAAATGGCACAGGAATTCTTCTTAACATTAAACGAAAAAGGATATATCTATCAACAGGAAATTGAACAGCTATACTGTGACAATTGTCAAAGAAGCCTACCTGACAGATATGTTGAAGGAATCTGTCCTTACTGTGACAGTGAAGCAAGAGGAGACCAATGCGAAGTATGCGGACACCACCTCGATCCGATACAACTGAAGGAACCTCACTGTCTAATCTGTGAAGGAACACCACATCCTCAAAAATCAAATCAGTACTACTTTAAACTTGAAGAATTTGAGGATGAACTTAAAGATTGGATAAACAACAACGAACATTTGCCTAAAAACGTTAAAAACTTCGCAGCCGAATGGGTAAATG is part of the Methanosphaera sp. BMS genome and harbors:
- the priS gene encoding DNA primase catalytic subunit PriS produces the protein MEIELKPASNYERKLFYKEEWNIDDVPSFIMDSLPSREFGFDHYGQGPNDRYKTFIDRARLKRFMKLKNPFAAYVSVAFYEKPEKRQGWKKSELVFDVDAKDIPIRTCDCEEGQVCDKCLNQAKEIVLMIRDVLKGDLGLKDINLVYSGRGYHVRVLDEEVMDSSSEIRGQVVQYVVGAKTFELLNPMDYKNLQHFIIPYGYPRNFTKWSKYTINHLTKNNQLNDVNKKLLNDTIKNRHLLDENQWGLFRANIGPIRYNKLIKAVSRVNMDITDTKVSIDLKRILRLPSTLHSKVSMKSTLIKNIEKFDPFDDAVPKFVYERK
- a CDS encoding DNA primase — translated: MIKTSFINPFSNDAQKIVRQLGDMDSLNNRNEELFNIIIHTHSQYVSRDAQIPDTLQKLAYKRFEWFLYKKTDKYDEKNYEYLFNPDIYEYDVVAFYLLCQAIAIGYGPDSHEAKQFLESEKELISIRLGRIQRESYEYQTDFLRTTLNQLIDTNNIKWTDIKEVLELGELDLDNLLLSDGKVIVEYEDFIEEFGDLIEYRDPQMMYQVTCGFKLKNILLRSLIMIKTREYIKTVYEKSKKMVEPNPLLVNLAEDIRLLEDKIQELRFSSGSGSGNYKNDTQPTEFNMDAFPPCVRKCMKGIKSGGRNDAIVLFLTPFIAYARLCPGIFSIDERMKISMVDSSLDITHNEVIPLIYEAANACSPPLFSDQPQEKININSKLGFGMHTELKLDHEGETQWYTPMSCEKTKLHLSHLCVPNKDCKKIGNPLTYYNRKRRLLARENNNVVNEDNNKESTSNE